From one Bradyrhizobium sp. Ash2021 genomic stretch:
- a CDS encoding DUF3311 domain-containing protein gives MWILLLAPFIGLLWVPFYNFAEPSLFGFPFFYWYQLAWVPISSLLIWLVYRGRTPDQAP, from the coding sequence ATGTGGATCCTGTTGCTGGCGCCGTTTATCGGCCTGTTATGGGTGCCCTTCTACAATTTCGCCGAGCCGTCGCTGTTCGGATTTCCCTTTTTCTACTGGTACCAGCTCGCATGGGTGCCGATCTCTTCGCTGCTGATCTGGCTGGTCTATCGCGGTCGTACGCCTGACCAAGCGCCTTGA
- a CDS encoding thiamine pyrophosphate-requiring protein — MGRHSTAHYFLEGLVDLGVEYIFANLGTDHVSLIEEMARWDKEGRKHPEMILCPHEVVAVHMAGGYALATGRGQAVLVHVDAGTANACMAIQNLFRYRLPVMLFAGRAPHTLHGELTGSRDSYVHFVQDPFDIASIVRPYVKWEYSLPSGVVVKEALARASAFAQSDPPGPVYMMLPRETLAEEWDEAAMPAYPPARYGSVHAGGIEPARADAIAKTLMAADNPVAFAAYLGRKPQAVAILDRLARATGVRVAEFNSIDLNIPQDSPCFAGADPLPLLEHADLGLLLDSDVPFVPKYAARANAMKWIQIDIDPLKSDFPMWGFPTDMRIQGDCAVVLQQVLGAVEARADDAYRKRIAERIASWSSAREASAERRATAGANQGVAGALNPAFVFATLSAKLSQDDVVLNEAIRNGPVLQEHVTRTRPQSYVGLAGGGLGFSGGMALGLKLARSDRRIVQVIGDGGFHFSSPDSVYAVAQQYQIPIFTIVLDNGGWQAVKSAVQRVYPKGIAAETDQFQSRLMSGRQGDRRDFSDVARAFGAYGECVTEPDELAAAIDRAFAALDDGKAAVLHVHVTRL, encoded by the coding sequence ATGGGCCGCCATTCCACCGCGCATTATTTCCTTGAGGGGCTGGTCGATCTCGGCGTCGAATACATCTTCGCCAATCTCGGCACCGACCATGTGTCGCTGATCGAGGAAATGGCGCGCTGGGACAAGGAGGGCCGCAAGCACCCCGAGATGATCCTGTGCCCGCATGAAGTCGTGGCGGTGCATATGGCCGGCGGCTACGCGCTGGCGACCGGGCGCGGCCAGGCCGTGCTGGTGCATGTCGATGCCGGCACGGCGAATGCCTGCATGGCGATCCAGAACCTGTTTCGCTACCGTCTGCCGGTGATGCTGTTCGCCGGCCGCGCGCCGCATACGCTGCATGGCGAACTGACGGGATCGCGCGACAGCTATGTGCATTTCGTGCAAGACCCCTTCGATATCGCGAGCATCGTCCGCCCCTATGTCAAATGGGAATATTCGCTGCCCTCCGGCGTCGTGGTGAAGGAAGCGCTGGCCCGCGCCAGCGCCTTTGCGCAGAGCGATCCGCCCGGCCCGGTCTACATGATGCTGCCGCGCGAAACGCTCGCGGAAGAATGGGACGAGGCCGCGATGCCGGCCTATCCGCCGGCGCGTTACGGCAGCGTGCACGCCGGCGGCATCGAGCCCGCGCGGGCCGACGCAATCGCGAAAACCCTGATGGCGGCGGACAACCCGGTTGCGTTCGCAGCCTATCTCGGCCGCAAGCCGCAGGCGGTGGCGATACTCGATCGGCTGGCGCGCGCGACCGGCGTCCGCGTCGCCGAATTCAACTCGATCGACCTCAATATTCCGCAGGATTCGCCGTGCTTCGCCGGCGCCGATCCGCTGCCCTTGCTCGAGCACGCCGATCTCGGCTTGCTGCTCGATTCCGACGTGCCGTTCGTGCCGAAATATGCCGCGCGGGCGAATGCGATGAAATGGATCCAGATCGATATCGATCCGTTGAAGTCGGATTTTCCGATGTGGGGATTTCCGACCGATATGCGGATCCAGGGCGATTGCGCGGTGGTGCTGCAGCAGGTGCTCGGTGCGGTCGAAGCCCGCGCCGATGACGCCTATCGCAAGCGCATAGCCGAACGGATCGCGAGCTGGAGCAGCGCGCGCGAGGCATCCGCAGAGCGCCGCGCCACCGCCGGCGCCAATCAAGGCGTCGCAGGCGCGCTCAACCCGGCCTTCGTGTTCGCGACGCTGAGCGCAAAGCTGTCGCAGGACGACGTAGTCCTCAATGAAGCCATCCGCAACGGACCGGTCCTGCAGGAACACGTGACCCGAACCCGGCCGCAGAGTTACGTTGGCCTTGCCGGCGGCGGCCTGGGCTTTAGCGGCGGCATGGCGCTGGGGCTGAAGCTCGCGCGATCCGATCGCCGCATCGTGCAGGTGATCGGCGACGGCGGATTTCATTTCTCCTCGCCGGACAGCGTCTACGCGGTGGCGCAGCAGTACCAGATACCGATTTTCACGATCGTGCTCGACAATGGCGGCTGGCAGGCGGTGAAATCGGCGGTGCAGCGGGTTTATCCGAAGGGCATCGCCGCCGAGACCGACCAGTTCCAGTCGCGGCTGATGTCCGGCCGCCAGGGCGACCGGCGGGATTTTTCCGACGTGGCGAGAGCATTCGGCGCCTACGGCGAATGCGTCACCGAGCCGGACGAGCTTGCGGCGGCCATCGATCGCGCGTTTGCGGCGCTCGATGACGGCAAGGCCGCCGTACTGCATGTTCACGTCACACGACTTTGA
- a CDS encoding amidase family protein, producing MNGCASLRPTVGRYPQEGIAPISHTRDTPGPMASTMADLALLDRALAGGGAITAASPKQIRIGIVKTMLANLDGDTEAAFRAAVDKLKSQGVTVIDVEMPKLAELNGQVGFPVALYEAYDDMVAFLKRSGTGITIEQLAKGIASPDVKGTYDGLAIPRKLPGPDNTVVDAKPAYDAAMKTARPALQALYRDTFAKEKLDAIAFPTTPKVAIPAEPDASSLANFILFIQNTDPGSNAGIPGIQIPIALGASSKLPVGLELDGPAGSDRRLVAIGMAFEKVFGRLPAPSAH from the coding sequence CTGAATGGATGCGCGTCGCTGCGTCCAACCGTCGGCCGTTATCCGCAGGAAGGGATCGCGCCGATCTCTCACACCCGCGACACCCCCGGCCCGATGGCTTCCACCATGGCCGATTTGGCGCTGCTCGACCGCGCGCTGGCCGGCGGCGGGGCGATCACGGCGGCTAGCCCGAAGCAGATACGCATCGGGATCGTCAAAACCATGCTGGCGAATCTGGACGGCGATACCGAAGCGGCATTCCGCGCGGCAGTCGATAAACTCAAATCGCAGGGCGTGACGGTCATCGATGTCGAGATGCCGAAACTGGCCGAGCTCAACGGCCAGGTCGGATTTCCCGTCGCGCTCTACGAGGCCTATGACGACATGGTGGCCTTTCTCAAGCGCAGCGGCACCGGCATCACCATCGAGCAACTGGCGAAAGGGATCGCAAGCCCCGACGTGAAGGGCACCTATGACGGGCTGGCCATTCCGCGCAAATTGCCCGGCCCCGACAACACCGTCGTCGATGCCAAGCCGGCTTACGACGCGGCCATGAAAACCGCCCGGCCCGCGCTGCAGGCGCTCTATCGGGATACATTTGCAAAGGAGAAGCTCGACGCCATCGCATTCCCGACCACACCGAAGGTCGCGATACCGGCAGAGCCCGACGCCAGCAGCCTCGCCAACTTCATCCTCTTCATCCAGAACACCGACCCCGGCAGCAATGCCGGCATTCCCGGCATCCAGATCCCGATCGCACTTGGCGCATCGTCAAAGCTGCCGGTCGGGCTCGAACTCGATGGGCCCGCGGGAAGCGATCGCCGGCTGGTGGCCATCGGCATGGCGTTTGAGAAGGTGTTTGGACGACTGCCGGCGCCATCGGCGCACTAG
- a CDS encoding tripartite tricarboxylate transporter substrate binding protein: MRTPGRDFLMGACLGLLAIIAPASAQEDPSKYPSRAIHIIVGFAAGGGNDIIARVFGQKLSESLGQPVIVENKPGGGAIVATEYVAKSAPDGYTLLMSASGISINPAVYARLPYDAVNDFVAVSELASFPLIMVVNASSPIKSVAELVTYAKANPDKMNYASSSASFQLVTELFKQKTGAPMQVIPYKSANESVLAVISGQVTTTIADAGPVLSQVKAGTVRALAVAAPKRMEDLPDVPTLKEAGADVDAVLWSGIFVPKATPPAIVKKLEGELMRIAKLPDVIARLKPLGIDTVGNSSNEFAKILAADLARWGAVAKASNIKIEQ; encoded by the coding sequence ATGAGAACGCCGGGCCGGGATTTCCTGATGGGCGCGTGTCTTGGATTGCTGGCGATCATCGCTCCTGCCTCCGCGCAGGAAGACCCGTCGAAATATCCCTCACGCGCCATCCACATCATCGTCGGCTTCGCCGCCGGCGGCGGCAACGACATCATCGCGCGCGTCTTCGGACAGAAACTGTCCGAAAGCCTCGGCCAGCCCGTCATCGTCGAAAACAAGCCCGGCGGCGGCGCGATCGTCGCGACCGAATATGTCGCGAAATCCGCGCCCGACGGCTACACGCTGCTGATGAGCGCCAGCGGCATATCGATCAATCCGGCCGTCTACGCCAGGCTGCCCTATGACGCGGTCAACGACTTTGTCGCGGTCTCCGAACTCGCCTCGTTTCCGCTGATCATGGTCGTCAACGCTTCGTCGCCGATCAAATCGGTGGCGGAGCTGGTGACCTATGCCAAGGCCAATCCCGACAAGATGAATTATGCGAGCTCATCCGCCTCGTTCCAGCTCGTGACCGAGCTGTTCAAGCAGAAGACCGGCGCGCCGATGCAGGTCATTCCCTACAAGAGCGCCAACGAGTCGGTGCTGGCGGTCATTTCAGGCCAGGTGACCACGACCATTGCGGATGCCGGTCCGGTCCTAAGCCAGGTCAAGGCCGGAACGGTGCGCGCGCTCGCGGTCGCGGCGCCCAAACGGATGGAGGATTTGCCTGATGTGCCGACCCTGAAGGAGGCCGGCGCCGACGTCGACGCCGTGCTGTGGAGCGGGATTTTTGTGCCGAAAGCCACGCCGCCGGCGATCGTCAAAAAGCTCGAGGGTGAATTGATGCGAATTGCAAAACTGCCCGACGTGATCGCACGCCTGAAACCGCTCGGTATCGACACTGTCGGCAATTCATCGAACGAGTTCGCGAAGATCCTGGCAGCCGACCTCGCACGGTGGGGTGCGGTCGCAAAGGCCAGCAACATCAAGATCGAGCAGTAG
- the mctP gene encoding monocarboxylate uptake permease MctP, with protein MADQIEWVSLSVFIFFFALVTVMGFFAARWKAGPVNEHLDEWGLGGRQFGTWITWFLIGGDFYTAYTVIAVPALVYAVGAYGFFALPYTIIVYPFVFAVMPVLWKQAHANGHVTAADVVHGTYNSRGLELAVAMTGMVATMPYIALQLIGMGVVIKAMGLTGELPLVAAFIILALYTYSSGLRAPALIAFVKDIMIYIVVLVAVVVVPAKLGGYGAVFAAANDAFTAKGGATGLILQPEQMLSYATLALGSALAAFMYPHTLTGIFASKSADTIRKNAILLPAYTLLLGLIALLGYMAYAAHIKVSSPNDVVPMLFKVLFPSWFAGFAFAAIAIGALVPAAVMSIGAANLFTRNVWKSYVNPGISHAGEAAVAKIASLVVKVGALAFILLLPTQYALDLQLLGGLWILQTFPALVFGLFTRWFRAEGLLLGWATGIGWGSWTAWSNGLKPLATIDLGGASYVFYVGLGALILNIAVAAVATVIVELILPKRTGATARS; from the coding sequence ATGGCCGATCAGATCGAATGGGTTTCGCTCTCGGTCTTCATCTTCTTCTTTGCGCTCGTTACCGTGATGGGTTTCTTCGCGGCGCGCTGGAAAGCCGGTCCGGTCAACGAACACCTCGATGAATGGGGACTGGGCGGGCGCCAGTTCGGCACCTGGATCACCTGGTTCCTGATCGGCGGTGATTTCTATACCGCCTACACCGTGATCGCGGTGCCGGCGCTGGTCTATGCGGTCGGCGCCTACGGCTTCTTTGCGCTGCCTTACACCATCATCGTCTATCCCTTCGTGTTCGCGGTCATGCCGGTGCTGTGGAAGCAGGCGCATGCCAACGGCCATGTCACTGCGGCCGATGTCGTCCACGGCACCTACAATTCGCGCGGGCTCGAACTGGCCGTTGCGATGACGGGTATGGTCGCGACCATGCCCTATATCGCCCTGCAACTGATCGGCATGGGCGTGGTGATCAAGGCGATGGGACTGACCGGTGAACTGCCGCTCGTCGCCGCCTTCATCATTCTCGCGCTCTACACCTACAGCTCCGGTCTGCGCGCGCCGGCGCTGATCGCCTTCGTCAAGGATATCATGATCTATATCGTGGTGCTGGTGGCTGTGGTCGTGGTGCCGGCAAAACTCGGTGGCTATGGCGCGGTGTTTGCTGCGGCCAACGATGCCTTCACCGCAAAAGGCGGCGCGACCGGGCTCATTTTGCAGCCGGAGCAGATGCTGTCTTATGCAACCCTGGCGCTGGGTTCGGCGCTGGCCGCCTTCATGTATCCGCACACGCTGACCGGTATCTTCGCGTCGAAATCCGCCGATACCATTCGCAAGAATGCGATCCTGCTGCCGGCCTATACGTTGCTGCTCGGCCTGATCGCGTTGCTCGGCTACATGGCCTATGCCGCCCACATCAAGGTATCCTCGCCCAACGACGTGGTGCCGATGCTGTTCAAGGTATTGTTCCCGTCATGGTTCGCCGGCTTCGCGTTTGCGGCGATCGCGATCGGCGCGCTGGTGCCGGCGGCGGTGATGAGTATCGGCGCCGCCAATCTGTTTACCCGCAACGTCTGGAAGTCCTACGTCAATCCCGGCATCAGCCATGCCGGGGAGGCGGCGGTGGCAAAAATAGCGTCGCTGGTGGTCAAAGTCGGCGCGCTCGCTTTCATCCTGTTGCTGCCGACGCAATACGCCCTCGACCTGCAACTGCTCGGCGGCCTCTGGATCCTGCAGACCTTTCCGGCGCTGGTGTTCGGATTGTTCACGCGCTGGTTCCGCGCCGAAGGTCTGCTGCTCGGCTGGGCGACCGGCATCGGCTGGGGGTCGTGGACGGCGTGGAGCAATGGGCTTAAACCGCTCGCGACCATCGATCTCGGCGGGGCCAGCTATGTGTTCTATGTCGGGCTTGGCGCGCTGATCCTCAATATCGCGGTCGCTGCGGTCGCCACCGTCATCGTCGAGCTGATCTTGCCGAAACGAACCGGTGCTACTGCTCGATCTTGA